TGTACGCCTTCTCGATGCGTGCGACAATGCGATACATCCGTCCAACGTACTCAAAGTCCCTGAAGATGAACGTCAGCTTCGGGTCAAAGCCAAAGGCAATGATGTCCTTCAAGTTTTCCGTGGTCATCTTATCGATCTCGTCCATTGTCAAGTCCTTGAAAAAGAACTTTTCGTCATCGGTGAGCTGAATCACCAGCGGCACATGGAAGGTGTCCTGCAGCCACTTGGTGAACATGAAAGGTATCAGGTGGCCAACGTGCATCGACTCGCTGCTGGGACCACGGCCGGTGTACAGGTAGAAAGGCTGTCCCTTCTCGTATGCATCGAGGATTAAGTTCAAATCACGGTGGGAGAAGAagatgccgcggcgcagaAAGTGATGGGGTTTCTTCCTGGTCAGCCGCTCCAtccgctccagcagctttTCGTCGATCGCCTGGCACCCAAAATGTTTGATGAGCTTGTCATAGTTCACGTCACCCTCCACCGTCCACGGGGTCACGACAACCTCCTGCGCGGCGGGGTCCTCCATCCTTAAGAAGCCGGAATCACACAACTGAGAACACAGcgaggcaaaaaaaaatggagTGCGGCGATGAATTCGATTGGGTTGTGGAGCCGCAGTCGATCTTGGCTGAGCAAGCGCAGGaaagatgcgcagcagcgaagcagTGTAACCCGTGCTTTCATTGGTATAAGCATAAAGAAGCGAAGGCAGCGAGTAGTAACATGAAGGGTGAACACGccagagggagaaagaggtAGCGGCGGAAAGGGTGCATCATCAAGCATGGCAGAAGAAGTCGCTAAGTAAAACGGTCACCCGTAAAGCATTCATTGCCACTCAACAACGAagggaagaaggagaggtgaTGAGGTGCTAGTAGGCCGCCGACTCCCACCACCCTCACTAACGGCAATCCCTTCGTGTTTTCATGTGCGCTGCGGAGAGGGTGTCTGAGGCGATTTTTATGCGTGGGACCACGCACGCCCAGAGAGCGCAAAAAAGCACAAGATCAAGAaccaacagcggcgccaaATAAAAATAAGCACAGTGCGAAGAAGGACCTTTTCTTTCCAACGTGTCCGTACACTGCCACAGAGCATCAGGCCAAACGCCGCGCGGCCCATCGGCCTGTCACAGGGCCCATCGCGCGGCTGCAAAGCAGCCGTGCACACGCCCCACAGCGATGCGCCGACCTGGTCatcggagagcacggcccctgctCCATAAAGATAaactccacccacccccactatgccggtcgccacctggtgcatctccctcacggtggcactcaggcgtcacacaccagcacgcagTNNNNNNGGGGCGGGCTGCCATATACGTTCCAGTCACGTCGGCACCTCGCCTATCGTGTGGATGGCGTGAGCCTGTGTTCCCTGTCGCGGGgcgcaccgacgcagcgccatccagggcatggccgccgacatcagcagcggtgcatctGACTTCCCCACGTCGTGGGCACTCGGCCCTGTGACCACCAGAACTGGTCCGGCATATGGCAAGGATagcggctgcttggctttctCCCACAGTGAGTGGGGCGCTACTAGACCCTGGACACCGGGCTGAGGCGACGCCCCTcacggagggggagggaggatgcAAAACTGGAAGAAGGGAAAGCAGGGCAATCCCCAATACACATATgtccacagcagcagcaagggcACATGCGGTCGTAGAGAGGGTGAAATGCCGGGCACGGGTAAGAAAGGGTGAATCGTGCAACAGCGTCCCTTCTCCCAAATCACAGCGACAGCGATCAATAACGCATAATAAACGAAAATGCAGAGGCTGACACACGCAATAAGTATCGGAAATCAGTCGAGGCGCTAAAGCTCAGAGAGAGTCAGCGGGGacgggaaggggagggcaACAGCGCGTATGCAGCGATGGTAACGGAGCTGGCTCGTCGGCTCAGTTCATGAGCAGACCGATGCTAACGATGGCAAGCATGATCATCATGCATATGAAGAGTATCTTGTTCCGGGAGGACGTTGCTTGATactgctgcgcgcggcgcaggtgctgcgagGCGTTGCGGGTGGCGCGCTCTGCGGAGGAGAGGTTATTCTCCACAATATCGAGCTGCTCCCCTTGCTCGTTGACCATTCCGTTGATGTGCTGGAAAATTTCATGGATGTCGCGCACGTTCTCCGCAATCTCGCCTGTCTCGCGCTGTCGCTCTAGCATGAGCTCCTCGTACATGTCACGCTCAAACTGCACCCGTTGCGGGGACTCCGTGTTCAACAGCGACTGCCCTTCATTTTCCTCATCATCCTCGCTTGCCTCACGGAATGCCCGAAGCGCACGGTTGCTATGAGTGCCCCGTGCAGACTCGCCGTGCATGCACTTACGGTAGAAGTCGTTGCAGGTCCTCTCGTAGTCCTTGAGAACCATCTCAGCGTCTTTGGCAAGCTTCTTGCCCTCGTCGCTAAGACTCTTGTCCAGTAAGATGAACCGCTCAAATGACTTTACGATCTTGCGGATATCCTGCACATCGGTAGCGTTGGCGTCACGTGTGATgcgcttcacctcctcgcgctccGTCTTGATCTCCTcgacggagctgcgccgATTGGTGATACGGCGTATAGCCGTTATCTTCTGCCCGAGCGACTGCAAATGCTTTGCGAGCAGGTcgcaggcgcggcgccagctgGGGTCCCCCATTTCGTGCATAAGGAATGGCAGTGGGATGCCGAAGCGTAGGAAGCGCAGCGCCTTTTCGGGGAGatggaaaagagaggggaaagaACAGGAAAAGTAGAGCCGATGCTAGCTGAGCGCGGAGgtgtacgcgtgtgcctCTTTTGGCAGGGATAGCCGTGCCTCCCCGTGTAGTTGTGGAGGAGCGTAtaaggaagggaggagaacGGTGAAGCGGTGGTGCAACTAAAAGAAAATGTAAAGATGACGGCAAGGATGGGAGGAATGCGTCAAGCGTCCAACTTGCACTTTTTACGAAGAGCcgttcttctttctttttaTTACACCACAGAAACGGATGGCAGTGACAGCAGGCGACACCGCGCAGATTGTGGGCCGTCCACCGCGAGCGTTGATGGAAGCACGTGCTcacacaagagagagatAAAGAATGGAGACGGTGGATGGACGGAGTAGGGAAGGGGGCTGCGCGCAAGCGACGAATGAGCGTGATTCGAAAAACGAAGAGACAGAGTCGTGCGATCAGGGCGCGAGCGATTCAACGTACGACCAACATTGCCACagctcgccgctgcgcgcatGGGGCGACGCAGAGGATTTTGAAAACACGGTGAATGgcagaaaagggagaagatTTTGCGCGAGCGCTCTCTTGTGTTGTGCTTTCACATTAATACTGCGCTTACCTGCTGCACGTGTGTCAGTGCTTCTACACTGGAGCGTTTTTCTTTACCTtccacggctgccgcgcagcggaGTCCTTTCGGAGAAGCAGCCACCTCAACGGCAAGTCAAGTGATCGTCGGGTTTGCTTCGCAACACGCCAGCCACAGCAGTCTCACACCTGTAGTAGGACACTGTTCCGGCCAGGTCCACAAAGCCGACAAAGCAGCTTACCTCATCTTCCTTGTGTGCCGTCTGCCATGCTTCCACAAGTGCTATCCACTCCGTCAATACTGCCTCGCTGATGTTGTTAGTGTCGCTTGCCTCGACAGCGATGAAGAGACGCTGCAGTTgagcgccgctgtcgtcggtCCACGTACTCGAGACGGCGAAGGCGCCATCGGAGACGGGTTTTACATACTGAGTGGTCCACAGAGGCAGCCGGCTCTGCACATCCGCGTAGAGAGCAGTCAGGAAAGGGCTGTGACTCATGCGATGCGCGCCTGTCTGCAGGGTGAACAGTTCATGCCTCTTAAAGTGAGGGGGGAAGCAAGAGACGAGTAGGGCAACGAAAACTAAGGGGGAGGAGTTGGAAAGGTAGAAACTCGACCAGTGGGTCTCGCGGGCGGAAGCTTTTGGTGACTGTACTCGCTCCTTCTTGGCAGCAAGACACATCgccacaaaaagaaaaaaagggaggagcTACACTGTCGGACAGAGAGGCACGGGGAGTGAGAGAGACTTCACTCCTCCGCGCGGCATGCCCCGCACCGCGATGGAATGCCTCGAGTAGGACCTTGAAGGAAAGGGCCATCATTCATAATGGGTGCGCTGTTTCTTCTCCCCACCTTTCGCGGGTAGTGTTCAACGGTCTACAGTATTGCACATCGGCATCCTCACacacgaggaagaagagagatTGATGCCTGCAGGGAAAGGCCTCAGCGAGAAGCGGGAATCTAGATGCGTGGTAGGCTCTCGCCGCAGTGCTGGCCGCCGCACAAACCTCTCTTGTCAACCCTACCAATTCCAATCGCAGTGGAAAAGCAAGGCTCGATGAggtagtgtgtgtgtgtgtgtgtgtgtgtgtgtagcaATGCACTGAAGGCGGTGCCTGCCCGTCACTTGCTTGCGCTGAGCTGTGACAGCTGAGCCAGTCTCTTCTGATACTCCTCCAGGAACATGCGCGAGAGCCTCTCTACGGGCTCTACCGTGCCCGTGCCGCGCAGTGCAGAGCACTTGAAAAAGGTAAGTTGATTAGCGCGTGCAAAAACCTCCGCTTGGTTGTCCGTGACCTCGGCCTTGTCAGCGAGGTCCATCTTGTTCCCCACAAGGAAGCCGATCATGTCCTTCTTCGCAGTCCGCGCCTTGGTCACCCACTTTCGACACGACTCGAACGTTGCCTTGTTTGACACGTCATACACGAGAATAAAGGCAGACACGCTCTCTAGATAGTGAGATGTCATGCGATCATACAGCCGCTGCCCCGCCACGTCCAGGAGCGACACCTCGACCGTGTTGTCGTCGTCCAGCGCAAACTCTTTTACGACAAAGTCGCACCCCATTGTCATGAGATAGTTCTTGGGGAATACCGTACCGTTGCTATGCACCATCTGAACAAATGCCGTTTTGCCGGAAGTCGGCTCACCGACCacggcgacgcggaggcgcaggagcaccATGTGAGCGAATCTGCGcagagaggcgaagaagagtGCGCGAGTATTCGAAGAGGATCTACGGTGGCCGCCACAGGCGTGCAAACACGTACAAGCTATGCGCAGAAGGATGGGTGTAAGTGAGAATCACGAGGGCGCCGCTCAGACGAAGAGTCCGGAAAATGAGGACGCCGAAAAGAGCTGCAAAGCGAGGCGACGAGGCAAACACGTCAGCGAAGAGGTTGAgcttccttttccttccaAGGCCCGCGGTTCACGCCACAGTCGTCCGTGGCGTCCCTCGCACCAGCACTCGCCCCCGCCAAAACACGCAGGCCAATAGACGAATAGTGTACCACCGATGCACAACGAGAGCGTAAGAGATGAGTGAAGAGAGGAAATGGCGAGGAAAGGGCCACACGGCCCTTGCAACTGCGCGCGgtgccgtgcgtgtgtattgCTGCGCATGATTCACCGTTGCTGGTGCGGTTTGCTGCCTACAAGAAGAGCTGTGGCGCagtgcgcacatgcacacccgCAGGCAATCGAGCTTAGAGGAAGATCCGGAAGGATaggcgaagaaaaggaaagctGGGCGGGCATCCTGCACTCACACTCTTATGCTTGTGTGTACTAGTGGCCCTGCACGTGAGCTGGCAACAGAGAACGATGGGCAAACGGGAGCCGAGCTTGACTGCCACCCGCCGCGACACCTCGTCTTGTGTGGAGTCACAGTTTGCGTGCGCACGTTTGTATCCGGCGGCATGCACGCAAACACGTGAGCTCAATGACAGGCTCCATGAGACCTCGAGAGATTGTAAGAGCGTGAGAGCTAGCGAGACGCACTGCCACACATCAGTGCAATGGCCCATAACTTCACAATAAACTCCCCTCAGTCTGCCTACTCCACCACGAACAGGTCAGGaagcagacgcgcacacaaccacagcgcAAGTGGCCCTTGTGGCACTGCGGCTATATCTCCGTCGTCTAGGATA
The nucleotide sequence above comes from Leishmania donovani BPK282A1 complete genome, chromosome 29. Encoded proteins:
- a CDS encoding QA-SNARE protein putative yields the protein MHEMGDPSWRRACDLLAKHLQSLGQKITAIRRITNRRSSVEEIKTEREEVKRITRDANATDVQDIRKIVKSFERFILLDKSLSDEGKKLAKDAEMVLKDYERTCNDFYRKCMHGESARGTHSNRALRAFREASEDDEENEGQSLLNTESPQRVQFERDMYEELMLERQRETGEIAENVRDIHEIFQHINGMVNEQGEQLDIVENNLSSAERATRNASQHLRRAQQYQATSSRNKILFICMMIMLAIVSIGLLMN
- a CDS encoding ras-like small GTPases, putative, which produces MVLLRLRVAVVGEPTSGKTAFVQMVHSNGTVFPKNYLMTMGCDFVVKEFALDDDNTVEVSLLDVAGQRLYDRMTSHYLESVSAFILVYDVSNKATFESCRKWVTKARTAKKDMIGFLVGNKMDLADKAEVTDNQAEVFARANQLTFFKCSALRGTGTVEPVERLSRMFLEEYQKRLAQLSQLSASK